One Vespa crabro chromosome 1, iyVesCrab1.2, whole genome shotgun sequence genomic region harbors:
- the LOC124424759 gene encoding maltase 1-like, translated as MWGTITKVLLLGLCLSSLALAANNDWYKNSLIYQIYPRSFKDSNGDGIGDLNGITSKLEHIADIGADALWLSPIYTSPQVDFGYDISNFTDVNPEYGTLDDFDKLVAKAKSLGLKVILDYVPNHSSDKHPWFKKSVQKIKPYDDYYIWRNATYVNGTRQPPNNWLSAFGGLAWEWNNQREQYYLHQFAVGQPDLNYRNKDLDQEMKNVFSFWMDRGVEGFRIDAINHMFEDPRFLDEPSANRPDLPPDDYDSLDHIYTKNLNETYVVLSSWRKLLNEHSNKIKGDYKILLTEAYADFDLTVRYYNAGSTVPFNFMFMADLNNQSSAPDFKRLIDRWMNNLPSKDTVANWVVGNHDNHRAASRYGKQRADQLNMLSMILPGVSVVYNGDEIGMLDRYFTYEETVDPAGRQAGPDRYYLKSRDPERTPYQWDNSTSAGFSTSNKTWLPVNSNYKTLNLDIQKNSLVSHYKVFKDIIALKKTPIIESGSLESILVTEKVLGVVRRLPGSTVVLLINFSNSDVQVDARTWLNIPEQLVIYTASVGSNINSGTKIKTSSYVLPGASSVVLASPNVF; from the coding sequence ATGTGGGGAACGATCACGAAAGTTCTGTTATTGGGGCTTTGCCTTTCGTCGTTAGCTTTGGCTGCGAACAACGACTGGTACAAGAATAGTTTAATTTATCAGATCTATCCTAGAAGCTTTAAAGATAGCAATGGCGACGGTATCGGCGATTTGAACGGTATTACCAGCAAATTGGAGCATATTGCAGATATTGGTGCTGATGCTCTTTGGTTATCGCCGATTTATACCAGCCCTCAAGTTGATTTCGGTTACGATATTTCTAATTTCACAGACGTCAATCCAGAATATGGTACTCTGGACGACTTTGACAAACTTGTGGCAAAAGCAAAGTCACTCGGTCTGAAGGTAATACTTGATTATGTGCCAAATCATAGCTCAGACAAGCACCCGTGGTTTAAAAAGAGCGTACAAAAGATCAAGCCGTACGATGACTATTATATTTGGCGGAATGCAACATACGTTAATGGTACAAGGCAACCACCCAATAATTGGCTCTCCGCTTTTGGAGGTTTGGCATGGGAATGGAATAATCAACGTGAACAGTATTACTTACATCAATTCGCTGTTGGTCAGCCAGATCTTAACTACCGTAACAAGGATTTAGATCAAGAGATGAAGaatgttttttcgttttggATGGATCGCGGAGTCGAGGGATTCCGTATCGATGCGATTAACCATATGTTCGAGGATCCCAGATTCCTGGATGAGCCATCAGCTAATCGTCCTGACTTGCCACCGGATGACTACGATAGTCTCGATCATATCTACACCAAAAATCTGAACGAGACGTACGTCGTACTTTCAAGCTGGAGAAAGTTACTCAATGAACACTCTAATAAGATCAAAGGCGATTACAAGATTCTTCTTACTGAAGCTTACGCAGATTTTGATCTTACAGTGAGATACTACAACGCTGGTTCTACCGTACCATTCAACTTTATGTTCATGGCAGATCTTAATAATCAATCCTCAGCTCCCGATTTCAAACGTCTTATCGATCGTTGGATGAATAATCTTCCTTCAAAAGACACGGTTGCCAATTGGGTAGTCGGAAATCATGACAACCATCGAGCTGCTAGTAGATACGGGAAACAACGAGCTGATCAGTTGAACATGCTGTCTATGATTCTACCTGGTGTTTCTGTCGTTTATAATGGCGACGAAATTGGTATGCTGGATAGGTATTTCACTTACGAAGAAACAGTTGATCCAGCAGGTCGTCAAGCAGGTCCAGATAGATACTATCTTAAATCGAGAGATCCAGAAAGGACACCATACCAATGGGACAACAGTACGAGTGCTGGTTTCTCTACGAGTAACAAAACTTGGCTACCGGTGAATAGTAACTATAAGACCTTAAACTTGGACATACAGAAAAATAGTCTTGTCTCCCACTATAAGGTTTTCAAGGATATTATAGCGCTCAAGAAAACGCCTATTATCGAGAGTGGATCTCTTGAAAGTATTCTTGTTACCGAGAAAGTTTTGGGCGTTGTACGTAGACTTCCAGGATCAACGGTGGTTCTGCTGATCAATTTCTCGAATTCCGATGTTCAAGTTGATGCCAGAACATGGTTGAATATTCCCGAACAACTGGTTATCTATACTGCCAGTGTAGGATCTAATATCAACAGTGGTACCAAAATCAAAACCTCTTCTTATGTTTTGCCAGGGGCGTCTTCTGTTGTTCTTGCATCTCCAAAtgtcttttaa
- the LOC124424834 gene encoding maltase 1-like, which yields MWGTITKVLLLGLCLSSLALAANNDWYKNSLIYQIYPRSFKDSNGDGIGDLNGITSKLEHIADIGVDALWLSPIYTSPQADFGYDISNFTDVNPEYGTLDDFDKLVAKAKSLGLKVILDYVPNHSSDEHPWFKKSIQKIKPYDDYYIWRNATYVNGTRQPPNNWLSAFGGSAWEWNKQREQYYFHQFVAGQPDLNYRNKDLDQEMKNVFSFWMDRGVEGFRIDAINFMFEDPRFLDEPSANRPDLPPDDYDSLDHIYTKNLNETYTVLSSWRKLLDEHSNKIKGDYKMLLTEAYADFDLTVKYYNAGSTVPFNFMFTADLNNQSSAPDFKRFIDRWMNNLPSKDTVANWVVGNHDNHRAASRYGKQRADQLNMLSMILPGVSVVYNGDEIGMLDRDFTYEETVDPAGCQAGPDRYYLKSRDPERTPFQWDNSTSAGFSTSNKTWLPVNSNYKTLNLYIQKNSLISHYKVFKDMIALKKTPIIESGSLESILVTEKVLGVVRRLPGSTVVLLINFSNSDVQVDARTWLNIPEQLVIYTASVGSNINSGTKIKTSSYVLPGASSVVLASPNVF from the coding sequence ATGTGGGGAACGATCACAAAAGTTCTGTTATTGGGGCTTTGCCTTTCGTCGTTAGCTTTGGCTGCGAACAATGATTGGTACAAGAATAGTTTAATTTATCAGATCTATCCTAGAAGCTTTAAAGATAGCAATGGCGACGGTATTGGCGATTTGAACGGTATTACCAGCAAATTGGAGCATATCGCAGATATTGGTGTTGATGCTCTTTGGTTATCGCCGATTTATACCAGCCCTCAAGCTGATTTCGGTTATGATATTTCTAATTTCACAGACGTCAATCCAGAATATGGTACTCTGGACGACTTTGACAAACTTGTGGCAAAAGCAAAGTCACTCGGTCTGAAGGTAATACTTGATTATGTGCCAAATCATAGCTCAGACGAGCATCCGTGGTTTAAAAAGAGCATACAAAAGATCAAGCCGTACGATGACTATTATATTTGGCGAAATGCAACATACGTTAATGGTACAAGGCAACCACCCAATAATTGGCTCTCCGCTTTTGGAGGTTCGGCATGGGAATGGAATAAGCAACGTGAACAGTATTACTTTCATCAATTCGTTGCTGGTCAGCCAGATCTAAACTACCGTAATAAAGATTTGGatcaagaaatgaaaaatgttttttcgttttggATGGATCGCGGAGTAGAAGGATTTCGTATCGATGCGATTAACTTTATGTTCGAAGATCCCAGATTTCTGGATGAGCCATCAGCTAATCGTCCTGACTTGCCACCAGATGATTACGATAGTCTCGATCATATCTACACCAAAAATTTGAACGAGACGTACACTGTACTTTCAAGCTGGAGAAAGTTACTCGATGAACACTCTAATAAGATCAAAGGCGATTATAAGATGCTTCTTACTGAAGCTTACGCAGATTTTGATCTTACAGTAAAATACTACAACGCCGGTTCTACCGTACCATTCAACTTTATGTTCACGGCAGATCTTAATAATCAATCCTCAGCTCCCGATTTCAAacgttttatcgatcgttGGATGAATAATCTTCCTTCAAAAGACACGGTTGCCAACTGGGTAGTCGGAAATCATGACAACCATCGAGCTGCTAGTAGATACGGAAAACAACGAGCTGATCAGTTGAACATGCTGTCTATGATTCTACCTGGGGTTTCTGTCGTTTATAATGGCGACGAGATTGGTATGCTGGATAGGGATTTCACTTACGAAGAAACAGTCGATCCAGCAGGTTGTCAAGCAGGTCCAGATAGATACTATCTTAAATCAAGAGATCCAGAAAGGACACCATTCCAATGGGACAACAGTACGAGTGCTGGTTTCTCTACGAGTAACAAAACTTGGCTACCGgttaatagtaactataagaCCTTAAACTTGTACATACAAAAAAATAGTCTTATCTCCCACTATAAGGTTTTCAAAGATATGATAGCGCTCAAGAAAACGCCTATTATCGAGAGTGGATCTCTTGAAAGTATTCTTGTTACCGAGAAAGTTTTGGGCGTTGTACGTAGACTTCCAGGATCAACGGTGGTTCTGCTGATCAATTTCTCGAATTCCGATGTTCAAGTTGATGCCAGAACATGGTTGAACATTCCCGAACAACTGGTTATCTATACTGCCAGTGTAGGATCTAATATCAACAGTGGTACCAAAATCAAAACCTCTTCTTATGTTCTGCCAGGGGCGTCTTCTGTTGTTCTCGCATCTCCAAAtgtcttttaa